CTTATACCCGATAAGGTCTCTGCAGTTGACTTCATCGAAGGCGTGGCATCGGTTGATATATCTTATGATAAGGCTGAATCCTTTAGCATCTCTGTCGTTGCTATTTCAAAAGAAGAGCCTCAAAAGGAAAAACCCCTACAGGTTATAGAAAAAAGACCACCTGAAGAAAAACTGCCTCCTAAAAAAGAAGAAAAGCCAAAGGTAGAGGTGAAAAAAATCCCTCCAAAAGCCAAAAAACCTGAAGCAAAAATCCCAAAGAAGGAAAAGATAACAAAGAAGGCGCCTGAAAAGGGCCCCTTTTCAGTCTCTGACATAACCATAGTGGAGGCTGAAAATAAGGCATTGTTCGTAATTAAGATACCCGGCATAAGCACAGGGCTGTCTTACAAAGAAGGGCTTGAGCACCTTGAAGGAAAAGACTGGGTGAAGGTAAGGCTAACGCCTGCGGTAAACAGGATAAGCAAACCCCTGATGTTTAAATCCGCATTTATCGGCGAGGTAAAGGTAAGGGATGTGGAAGGCGGACTGGACATACTTTTTGAGCTTCTTCCAACAAAGGTAAAATACGACATAGAGAGGTCTGCGGACTCCCTTATCATCATACTTACCCCACTTTAGAGAGTAATATGAAACAGAAGATTCTAAAGATATTTGACGAGAGCATTTCGGTAAAAGCGAAATTCGCAAAGGAAAATGCCGACACCATAGCCGAGGTCTCGAGGATGATTGCCAATGCATTCAATGAAGGAAGAAAGCTGATTATCTTTGGAAACGGCGGAAGTGCAACCGATGCATCCCACATAGCCGCAGAGTTTGTAAACAGGTTCAAAAGGGAAAGGCCCCCATTGCCTGCCATAGCCATTAACACAGACATGGCAGTCCTCACTGCGATTGCCAATGATTACGACTACTCCGAGGTCTTTGCAAAGCAGATAAAGGCATTTGGAGAAGAAGGAGATATAGTCATCGGGATAAGCACAAGCGGAGGCTCTCTAAATGTCCTAAAGGCAATGGACATTGCAAAGAAAAAAAAGCTAAAGACGATTGCCTTTACAGGTGCAAAAGGAGAAAAACTTGCAGGAAAGGCAAATTATGCCTTTATCGTTCCATCGGAGAACACACCGAGGATACAGGAGACCCACATAACCTTAGGACATGTCCTCTGCCAGATGGTCGAGGAGATACTGTTTGAGGACCCAAGAAAAAAATAGCCTTATGGTCATGGGCATAGACCCGGGAAGTCTTTCCTGCGGATATGGAATTATAAAAACCAATGGAACTGTCTCTGACTACATAGCCTCAGGAGAGATACGGCTTAACCCAAAAAGCCCCCTTCATATCAGATTGAAATTACTCCATGAGGGGCTTCTAAGCATAATCAAGCAGTATAAGCCCAGCGAGGCTGTGGTAGAAAAGATATTCTTTGCAAAATCGGTAAGGTCTGCCCTGAGCCTGGGCCATGCAAGGGCAATAGCCCTTCTCAGTGCATCATCCGAAGGGGTTTCTGTCTATGAATATAGCGCACTTGAGGTCAAAAAAACCGTTACGGGCTATGGAAGAGCCGAAAAGGCGCAGGTGGAGGCAATGGTGAGAAGAATCTTAAACATCGATACTCCGCTTTCTTCGGACAGTGCAGATGCTCTTGCCTTGGCACTGTGCAGGACAAGCAGGGCTAAGTTAGATGCATTAACCCTTAAGGAAGTAAGAAAGGCACGACTCCGATGATAGGGTCTCTTAAAGGCAGGATTCTTACGAAAAGGCCTGAAAATTTTATCGTCGAGACCAATGGTGTTGGCTATCAGGTCAATGTTCCCATTTCCACACTCTCTCTGCTTCCACATGAAGGGCAGGAGGTATTTCTTTACATATACACTCATGTTCGAGAGGATTCGCTTCAGCTTTACGGGTTTATGAGCGAGGATGAAAAAAGGGTATTCGTTTCGCTACTTGGCATAACAGGCATAGGTCCAAGGGTTGCCTTGAATATTCTGTCAGGCATCTCCTATCAGGACCTCTTAATGACAATAGAGGCAGAGGATGTAAGAATGCTTACGAGAATACCCGGTCTTGGCAAAAAAACCGCAGAGAGACTTATCCTCGAGCTAAGGGGCAAACTGCCTTTAAAGGCAGATGTAAGAGACAGGGTGTTTGAGGATGCCCTTTCAGCACTGATAAACCTTGGATATAAAAAACCCGTGGCAGAGGAGGTATTGGGAAAAACATATAAAAAAGGCAGTAATGATATAGAGGGCACTCTTAAGGAGGCATTGAAACTTCTAAGTGGCGGAGAAAATGAAAAAAGAAGGTAAGCAACCGAGTACTATGGGCTTACATCCCGAGGAAGAGGAGCGCTCCTATGAGTTTAGCCTGAGACCAAAGACATTCGATGAGTTCGTTGGTCAGGAAAAGACAAAGGAAAACCTGAAGGTCTTTATAAAGGCCGCATCCATGAGGAAAGAGGCATTGGACCATGTGCTCTTTTATGGCCCTCCTGGGCTTGGAAAAACAACCCTTGCACATATAATAGCCTCGGAGCTAAGGGTAAATATCAAGGGCACATCTGGACCTGTGCTTGAAAGGCAAGGAGACCTTGCCGCAATCCTTACGAATCTCTCCGAGCACGATGTGCTTTTTATAGATGAAATCCATAGACTG
The genomic region above belongs to Nitrospirota bacterium and contains:
- a CDS encoding D-sedoheptulose 7-phosphate isomerase gives rise to the protein MKQKILKIFDESISVKAKFAKENADTIAEVSRMIANAFNEGRKLIIFGNGGSATDASHIAAEFVNRFKRERPPLPAIAINTDMAVLTAIANDYDYSEVFAKQIKAFGEEGDIVIGISTSGGSLNVLKAMDIAKKKKLKTIAFTGAKGEKLAGKANYAFIVPSENTPRIQETHITLGHVLCQMVEEILFEDPRKK
- the ruvC gene encoding crossover junction endodeoxyribonuclease RuvC, whose product is MRTQEKNSLMVMGIDPGSLSCGYGIIKTNGTVSDYIASGEIRLNPKSPLHIRLKLLHEGLLSIIKQYKPSEAVVEKIFFAKSVRSALSLGHARAIALLSASSEGVSVYEYSALEVKKTVTGYGRAEKAQVEAMVRRILNIDTPLSSDSADALALALCRTSRAKLDALTLKEVRKARLR
- the ruvA gene encoding Holliday junction branch migration protein RuvA, yielding MIGSLKGRILTKRPENFIVETNGVGYQVNVPISTLSLLPHEGQEVFLYIYTHVREDSLQLYGFMSEDEKRVFVSLLGITGIGPRVALNILSGISYQDLLMTIEAEDVRMLTRIPGLGKKTAERLILELRGKLPLKADVRDRVFEDALSALINLGYKKPVAEEVLGKTYKKGSNDIEGTLKEALKLLSGGENEKRR